A window of the Polaribacter batillariae genome harbors these coding sequences:
- a CDS encoding gluconate 2-dehydrogenase subunit 3 family protein: MKRRESLKILTFGLGGVVAAPVLLQLLSSCKTDRTVQWAPQFLTEEGVFVVSHLADLILPASKTMGALDVKVPQFIDLVLEKVATKAAQEKFNKGAILFKKSFEKTFTKEISEGTKSNFLTLLNTYFKISSNRQVQIFKLLESNQVSNENKETCFIYSYLMFVRHYTLFGYYTSEEVGKEILTYNPTPGFYNGCVPVEEAGNIQSA; this comes from the coding sequence ATGAAAAGAAGAGAATCGCTTAAAATACTAACTTTTGGTTTAGGAGGCGTTGTTGCTGCACCTGTACTTTTGCAGTTACTTAGTTCTTGTAAAACCGATCGAACTGTACAGTGGGCTCCTCAGTTTTTAACTGAAGAAGGGGTTTTTGTAGTCTCACATTTAGCAGACCTTATATTACCAGCCTCTAAAACCATGGGAGCTTTAGATGTTAAAGTACCACAATTTATAGATTTGGTTTTAGAAAAGGTGGCAACCAAAGCAGCGCAAGAAAAATTTAATAAAGGAGCTATTTTATTTAAAAAATCGTTTGAAAAAACCTTTACAAAGGAAATTTCCGAAGGAACAAAAAGTAATTTTTTAACCCTGTTAAATACCTACTTTAAAATTTCTTCGAACAGGCAAGTACAAATTTTTAAATTACTAGAAAGCAACCAAGTTTCAAATGAAAATAAAGAAACGTGTTTTATCTATAGTTATTTAATGTTTGTTAGACATTATACCCTTTTTGGATATTATACCTCAGAAGAAGTTGGTAAAGAAATTTTAACTTACAACCCAACTCCAGGGTTTTATAATGGTTGTGTGCCTGTAGAAGAAGCTGGTAACATTCAATCTGCATAA
- a CDS encoding DUF1080 domain-containing protein, producing the protein MKNTYSTIITILLLFCTVTSGYSQINRTLDTKVADILAQMPAKNSQNINKLMEDVLSLNKEGILKICDMLVPLGTGDDTSARFTINSLTMYVGKNKNSNRKTVEEALIAAIHKTKSNEVKTFLIERLQYCATNTSIKDLKNYLYESAFYKPALAVLTNIKSEEAAQAILAALKESKGQQQVAYINALGVLKYKPAVATIESLNSSKSIETRRHVLKALANIADSNSYQTLYNEAKKVDFKEENTEAVLSLIHFGMQQNNAKIKEEIGKVLLKNCTSNAQLHFRTAGLHLLNHQTEDKVLKRLLKEFKHKNDVYRGAVVAIASENLTSNNLSKWAKSFKKAVPKGKIQLLGMVQKRNEKEVISLFILPAIKSKQEAVRIAGIKALAFQPKNSAFPILFDGLLKAKTPAEISAIKGSLLRLTSKNEIDTIANNLAKTNTQGKVVLVEVLAARNATSKFDTILSLLENKNEKVEEAVYKALPEIATPNHLSQFINLLNSTDNPQYISNLQSAITVVLDESKKDLSEAVLTAYKKVSKKEKLLPILPMLNNKEALNLVTSSLKSNHLKERTNALTALSKWRNKDAIPYLFEAASNNTELHSEAFDMYLSQVMNSKNTADQKLLLVKKIMPFSKNIEEQKKVINSASSIKTFLSLIFVSKYLEDKNLRATASNAAIKIALPTPGKNNALSGKIVREIVSKSMNNITGPDSQYIKIDVKEFLEKMPNVKGFESIFNGKDLSGWEGLVKNPIARAKMTKKQLAEAQEKANKQMLKDWFVKDGIIGFKGEGYNNICTIKDYGDFEMLVDWKITNGGDSGIYLRGTPQVQIWDIARTNVGAQVGSGGLYNNQKNRSTPLVVADNPINDWNTFRIKMVGERVTVHLNGILVTDNVILENYWDRKLPIFTKEAIELQAHGEDLGFRNIYVREISSGDDSLSAEERKEGFTSLFNGRDLDHWIGNKKDYLVENNELVVRPENGGHGNLYTANEYSDFNFRFEFKLTPGANNGLGIHTPLEGDAAYVGKELQILDNTASIYANLKPYQYHGSVYGVIAAKRGFLKPVGEWNSQEVIVKGNHVKIILNGTVIIDGNWQEASKNGTLDNKNHPGLKRNKGHIAFLGHGSELKFRNIRIKDLSKNK; encoded by the coding sequence ATGAAAAATACATACAGTACAATTATAACAATCTTATTACTTTTCTGCACTGTAACTTCTGGTTACTCTCAAATTAACAGAACTTTAGATACTAAAGTTGCAGATATTTTGGCACAAATGCCAGCCAAAAATAGTCAGAACATTAATAAATTAATGGAAGATGTTTTAAGTTTAAACAAAGAAGGCATTCTTAAAATTTGCGACATGTTAGTACCATTAGGTACTGGAGACGATACCAGTGCACGTTTTACGATTAATAGTTTAACGATGTATGTTGGAAAAAACAAAAATAGTAATAGAAAAACTGTCGAAGAAGCATTAATTGCTGCTATTCATAAAACCAAGTCTAACGAAGTAAAAACATTTTTAATAGAACGTTTACAATATTGCGCGACCAATACTAGTATTAAAGATTTAAAAAACTATTTATACGAGAGTGCGTTTTACAAACCAGCTTTGGCTGTTTTAACAAATATTAAATCCGAAGAAGCCGCACAAGCAATTTTAGCAGCTTTAAAAGAAAGTAAAGGGCAGCAACAAGTTGCTTATATCAATGCTTTGGGCGTTTTAAAATACAAGCCTGCTGTGGCTACAATAGAAAGTTTAAACAGTTCAAAATCAATAGAAACACGCAGGCATGTGTTAAAAGCGTTGGCCAATATTGCAGATTCAAACTCCTATCAAACGCTGTATAACGAGGCTAAAAAAGTAGATTTTAAAGAAGAAAATACAGAAGCTGTTTTATCTCTTATACATTTTGGTATGCAACAAAACAATGCTAAAATTAAAGAAGAAATAGGTAAAGTATTGCTAAAAAATTGTACTTCTAATGCACAGTTACATTTTAGAACAGCAGGGTTGCATCTTTTAAATCATCAAACAGAAGATAAAGTATTAAAAAGGTTGTTAAAAGAATTTAAGCATAAAAATGATGTTTATAGAGGAGCCGTTGTTGCAATTGCATCAGAGAATTTAACCTCTAATAACCTTTCGAAATGGGCAAAAAGTTTTAAGAAAGCCGTTCCAAAAGGAAAAATACAGTTATTAGGAATGGTTCAGAAGAGAAATGAAAAAGAAGTAATTTCATTATTTATTCTTCCTGCAATAAAAAGCAAACAAGAAGCTGTTAGAATAGCTGGTATAAAAGCTTTGGCTTTTCAACCTAAAAATAGCGCTTTCCCTATTTTATTTGATGGTTTGTTAAAAGCGAAAACACCCGCAGAAATTTCAGCCATAAAAGGCAGTTTACTTCGTTTAACTTCAAAAAACGAAATCGATACAATTGCGAACAATTTAGCAAAAACAAATACCCAAGGAAAAGTTGTACTTGTAGAAGTATTGGCAGCCAGAAATGCCACTTCAAAATTCGATACAATTCTTTCTTTGTTAGAAAATAAAAATGAAAAAGTAGAAGAAGCAGTCTATAAAGCGTTGCCAGAAATTGCTACACCAAATCATTTATCACAATTTATAAATTTATTAAATAGTACAGATAATCCACAATACATTTCTAACCTACAAAGTGCTATTACAGTTGTGTTAGACGAATCTAAAAAAGACTTATCTGAAGCTGTTCTTACAGCTTATAAAAAAGTTTCAAAAAAAGAAAAGTTACTACCAATTTTACCAATGTTAAACAATAAAGAAGCATTAAATTTGGTAACATCTTCTTTAAAATCTAACCATTTAAAAGAAAGAACGAATGCTTTAACAGCCTTATCTAAGTGGAGAAATAAAGATGCAATTCCGTATTTATTTGAAGCCGCAAGTAATAATACAGAACTGCATTCAGAAGCATTTGATATGTATCTATCTCAAGTAATGAATTCTAAGAATACAGCAGACCAAAAGCTATTATTAGTTAAAAAAATAATGCCTTTTAGTAAAAATATAGAGGAACAAAAAAAAGTTATAAATAGTGCTAGCTCAATTAAAACATTTTTGTCTTTAATATTCGTTTCTAAGTATTTAGAAGATAAAAACTTAAGAGCTACAGCCTCTAATGCAGCCATTAAAATTGCGTTGCCAACCCCAGGAAAAAACAATGCTTTAAGCGGAAAAATTGTCCGAGAAATTGTATCAAAGAGCATGAATAATATTACAGGACCCGACAGCCAATATATAAAAATTGATGTAAAAGAATTTTTAGAAAAAATGCCAAACGTAAAAGGCTTTGAATCTATTTTTAATGGTAAAGATTTGTCTGGTTGGGAAGGATTGGTTAAAAACCCAATTGCAAGAGCAAAAATGACTAAAAAGCAACTCGCAGAGGCACAAGAAAAAGCAAACAAACAAATGCTTAAAGATTGGTTTGTAAAAGACGGCATTATCGGTTTTAAAGGAGAAGGTTATAATAATATTTGTACCATAAAAGATTATGGAGATTTCGAAATGTTGGTAGATTGGAAAATTACCAATGGTGGCGATAGTGGAATTTATTTAAGAGGAACACCACAAGTACAAATTTGGGATATTGCAAGAACCAATGTTGGTGCACAAGTAGGAAGTGGTGGTTTATATAATAATCAAAAAAATAGAAGCACCCCTTTAGTGGTTGCAGACAATCCAATAAACGATTGGAATACCTTTCGAATTAAAATGGTTGGCGAACGTGTAACAGTTCACTTAAATGGTATTTTGGTAACAGATAATGTAATTCTCGAGAATTATTGGGATAGAAAATTACCAATCTTTACAAAAGAAGCTATAGAATTACAAGCACATGGAGAAGATTTAGGGTTTAGAAATATATATGTTAGAGAAATTTCTTCTGGAGACGATTCTTTATCTGCAGAAGAAAGAAAAGAAGGATTTACCTCTCTTTTTAACGGTAGAGATTTAGATCATTGGATTGGAAACAAAAAAGATTATTTAGTCGAAAATAACGAGTTAGTTGTGCGTCCAGAAAATGGGGGTCATGGGAACTTATACACAGCGAACGAATATTCAGACTTTAATTTCAGGTTCGAATTTAAGCTTACTCCTGGAGCAAATAATGGTTTAGGAATACACACCCCTTTAGAAGGCGACGCAGCTTATGTTGGTAAAGAATTACAAATTTTAGACAATACAGCCTCCATTTACGCAAATTTAAAACCCTACCAATATCATGGCTCTGTATATGGTGTAATTGCAGCAAAAAGAGGGTTTTTAAAACCAGTTGGAGAATGGAATTCTCAAGAGGTAATCGTAAAAGGAAATCACGTTAAAATTATTTTAAATGGTACAGTTATTATAGACGGAAACTGGCAAGAAGCTTCTAAAAATGGAACACTAGACAATAAAAATCATCCAGGATTAAAAAGAAATAAAGGGCATATTGCTTTTCTTGGTCATGGGTCTGAGTTGAAGTTTAGAAATATAAGAATTAAAGATTTGTCTAAAAATAAGTAA
- a CDS encoding Gfo/Idh/MocA family oxidoreductase — protein sequence MSNKINSRRSFVKKSLAITAGISIIPRHVMGGTKFLAPSDQLTKAVIGVGGMGQQHLNYEGTKLLAICDVDGKHLSNTLKKVGSDVKGYRDFREVLARPDIDIVHIATPPHWHGIMSVMAAEAGKDVWCEKPMTRTIGEGKRVVEAMKVHGKMFRLNTWFRFKDNFYGMGTPVKKLKKVVDSGALGWPLKVTISGVTGFNWKFYWVGKENLKPQEVPAHFDYNMWLGPAPEKPYHPHRTHATFRGYWDYDGGGLGDMGQHYIDPVQYFLGKDNTSPIKVEIDAPQQHYDAIGTWRKIIFTYADGCQIILDGENKDKNAAYIEGPNGKIFNGFKSTIPNIEGLINSLPDPEEQISVFSHSVKTRQKFALNEENGHRSATIVNMGLAALRLGRNLDFDPIKQEFINDEAANRLINQAERTSWEY from the coding sequence ATGAGCAATAAAATAAACAGTAGAAGAAGTTTTGTTAAAAAGTCTTTAGCAATAACAGCAGGAATATCAATTATTCCAAGACATGTAATGGGGGGTACAAAATTTTTAGCTCCAAGCGACCAACTTACCAAAGCAGTAATTGGAGTTGGTGGTATGGGACAGCAACATTTAAATTACGAAGGCACAAAATTATTAGCTATTTGCGATGTAGATGGTAAACACTTATCCAATACACTTAAAAAAGTAGGCTCAGATGTAAAAGGTTATCGAGATTTTAGAGAAGTACTCGCAAGACCAGATATAGATATTGTACATATTGCAACACCTCCTCATTGGCATGGAATTATGTCGGTAATGGCAGCAGAAGCAGGAAAAGATGTTTGGTGCGAAAAACCAATGACAAGAACAATTGGAGAAGGAAAACGAGTGGTAGAAGCAATGAAAGTACACGGAAAAATGTTTCGATTAAATACTTGGTTTCGATTTAAAGATAATTTTTACGGAATGGGAACCCCTGTAAAGAAATTAAAAAAAGTAGTTGATAGTGGTGCTTTAGGCTGGCCATTAAAAGTAACAATAAGTGGTGTCACTGGCTTTAATTGGAAATTTTATTGGGTTGGTAAAGAAAATTTAAAACCTCAAGAAGTTCCAGCTCATTTCGATTACAATATGTGGTTAGGACCTGCACCCGAAAAACCATATCATCCACACAGAACTCACGCTACTTTTAGAGGTTATTGGGATTATGATGGTGGTGGTTTAGGAGATATGGGGCAACATTATATAGACCCTGTTCAATATTTTCTAGGCAAAGACAATACCAGTCCTATAAAAGTAGAAATAGATGCACCACAACAACATTACGATGCAATTGGTACTTGGCGTAAAATTATCTTTACCTATGCAGATGGTTGCCAAATTATTTTAGATGGCGAAAATAAAGATAAGAATGCAGCATATATAGAAGGACCAAATGGAAAGATTTTTAACGGGTTTAAATCTACCATTCCAAACATCGAAGGTTTAATCAATAGCCTTCCAGATCCTGAAGAACAAATTAGCGTATTTTCACATTCAGTAAAAACTCGACAAAAATTTGCTTTAAACGAAGAAAATGGCCATCGATCTGCAACCATTGTAAATATGGGCTTAGCAGCGTTAAGGTTGGGTAGAAATTTAGATTTCGATCCTATAAAACAAGAATTTATTAATGATGAAGCAGCAAATAGATTAATTAACCAAGCCGAAAGAACTTCTTGGGAATACTAA
- a CDS encoding GMC oxidoreductase, translating to MSKKNNEEIYDAIVIGTGVSGGWAAKELSEQGLKILVLERGRMVKHVEDYPTMNMDTWDFENRGLTASNQPKTQEKQARSGYTTHEASRHWFVNDLKHPYNEKKRFDWLRGYHVGGRSIMWGRQVLRLSDLDFEANKKEGIAVDWPIRYKDIAPWYDKVEAYIGVSAEKLNLPQLPDGIFTPPMELNCVETEFRNKLHENYTNRHLTIGRFANITGDKIYEGRGKCLHRNRCIRGCPYGAYFSSNSTTLPAADRSGNMTLRPNSIVSKIIYDDAKKLATGVEVIDAITHEKIQFSAKIIFCCASTVASAAILLNSTSKRFPNGLGNDSGELGHNLMDHHFQVGATALVEGFDDKYYTGKRPASFHIPRFRNLGDAKTKQKYLRGYGFQGSASRTKWSRAIKEMSFGEDLKEELFKPGPWKIGMTAFGECLPYHENKMTLNYEKLNEWGLPTVTFDCEFKENEKEMRKDIQQEAINMMKAAGFKNVEGYDNPCFPGNAIHEMGTARMGHDPKTSVLNKNNQIHAVPNVYVTDGACMTSSPYQNPSLTYMALTARAAHHAVQQLKENKF from the coding sequence ATGAGCAAAAAAAATAACGAAGAAATTTACGATGCTATTGTTATTGGTACAGGAGTTTCTGGTGGTTGGGCTGCCAAAGAATTAAGTGAACAAGGTTTAAAAATTTTGGTTTTAGAAAGGGGCAGAATGGTTAAACATGTAGAAGATTACCCAACAATGAATATGGATACTTGGGATTTTGAGAATCGTGGGTTAACAGCTTCAAACCAACCTAAAACACAAGAAAAACAAGCTCGTTCTGGTTATACAACACATGAAGCTTCTAGACATTGGTTTGTAAACGACCTTAAACATCCATATAACGAGAAAAAAAGATTCGATTGGCTACGTGGTTATCATGTAGGCGGAAGGTCTATAATGTGGGGAAGGCAAGTTTTACGTTTAAGCGATTTAGATTTTGAAGCCAATAAAAAAGAAGGTATTGCAGTAGATTGGCCAATTAGATATAAAGACATAGCACCTTGGTACGATAAAGTAGAAGCCTATATTGGTGTAAGTGCAGAAAAATTAAATCTACCACAACTACCAGATGGTATTTTTACACCACCTATGGAATTAAATTGTGTAGAAACTGAATTTAGAAACAAACTTCACGAAAATTATACAAATAGGCATTTAACCATTGGAAGATTTGCAAACATAACTGGAGACAAAATTTACGAAGGTAGAGGCAAATGTTTGCATAGAAATCGTTGCATAAGAGGTTGCCCTTATGGAGCTTATTTTAGTAGTAATTCAACCACATTACCAGCAGCAGATAGAAGTGGTAATATGACGCTAAGACCCAATTCTATTGTAAGTAAAATTATTTATGACGATGCAAAAAAATTAGCCACTGGAGTTGAAGTAATTGATGCAATTACACACGAAAAAATTCAGTTTTCTGCAAAAATTATTTTTTGTTGCGCCTCTACTGTAGCTAGTGCTGCAATTCTATTAAATTCAACTTCAAAAAGGTTTCCAAACGGATTGGGTAATGACTCTGGAGAACTAGGTCATAATTTAATGGATCATCATTTTCAAGTCGGGGCAACAGCTTTAGTAGAAGGTTTTGATGATAAATATTATACAGGAAAAAGACCTGCAAGTTTCCATATTCCTAGATTTCGAAATTTAGGAGATGCAAAAACCAAGCAAAAATACCTGCGTGGTTATGGTTTTCAAGGCAGTGCAAGTAGAACAAAATGGAGCAGAGCCATTAAAGAGATGAGTTTTGGTGAGGACCTAAAAGAAGAGTTATTTAAACCGGGTCCGTGGAAAATTGGAATGACTGCTTTTGGAGAATGTTTGCCTTATCATGAAAATAAAATGACTTTAAATTACGAGAAATTAAACGAATGGGGCTTACCAACCGTAACTTTTGATTGTGAGTTTAAAGAAAATGAAAAAGAGATGCGAAAAGACATTCAGCAAGAAGCAATAAATATGATGAAAGCTGCTGGGTTTAAAAATGTTGAAGGATATGACAACCCTTGTTTTCCAGGAAATGCAATTCACGAAATGGGCACTGCAAGAATGGGGCATGACCCCAAAACATCGGTACTTAACAAAAACAACCAAATACATGCTGTACCCAATGTTTATGTAACCGATGGCGCTTGTATGACTTCTTCTCCATACCAAAACCCATCTTTAACTTACATGGCATTAACTGCTAGAGCAGCACATCACGCAGTTCAACAATTAAAAGAAAATAAATTTTAA
- a CDS encoding succinate dehydrogenase cytochrome b subunit, producing MGGFFKSSIGRKVAMALSAFFLMFFLLQHLTINILSVFSPDTFNEVSHFMGTNPVVQFALQPVLIFAVVFHFVMGFILEIKNNKARTVSYAKNNGAANSSWFSRNMIFSGITILLFIILHFIDFWFPEINTKFIQGDWSGTMAGVDGFRYYEELVHKFADPLRVGAYVLAFVFLGFHLAHGFASAFQSMGASTIRKKNLQTFGKAYSIIVPAGFIFIALYHYLNH from the coding sequence ATGGGCGGATTTTTTAAATCTTCAATTGGAAGAAAAGTAGCAATGGCGCTTTCTGCATTTTTTTTAATGTTCTTCTTACTTCAGCATTTAACAATTAATATTTTATCGGTTTTTAGTCCAGATACTTTTAACGAAGTATCTCATTTTATGGGAACAAACCCTGTAGTTCAATTTGCATTACAGCCGGTTTTAATTTTTGCAGTTGTTTTTCATTTTGTAATGGGTTTTATTTTAGAAATTAAAAACAACAAAGCAAGAACCGTTTCTTATGCTAAAAACAACGGTGCTGCAAATTCGAGTTGGTTCAGTAGAAACATGATTTTTAGCGGAATTACTATTTTACTTTTTATTATTTTACACTTTATCGATTTTTGGTTTCCAGAAATCAACACAAAATTCATTCAAGGAGATTGGTCTGGAACCATGGCTGGTGTAGATGGTTTTAGATACTATGAAGAATTGGTTCATAAATTCGCAGATCCATTAAGAGTAGGAGCCTATGTGCTTGCATTTGTCTTTTTAGGCTTTCATCTGGCACACGGTTTTGCTTCTGCTTTTCAATCTATGGGAGCTTCAACAATTCGCAAAAAAAACTTACAAACATTTGGTAAAGCATATTCAATTATAGTTCCAGCAGGATTTATTTTTATTGCACTTTATCATTACTTAAACCATTAA